From Scleropages formosus chromosome 9, fSclFor1.1, whole genome shotgun sequence, one genomic window encodes:
- the LOC108935438 gene encoding intelectin-1a-like, giving the protein MEMTQWTVLVNFFVLSLEILQSTSNKLDNCKPVSYPKSCKELLHLYGCLPDGLYILSSSSGATYLTFCDMTTNGGGWTLVASIHENNMYGKCTVGDRWSSQQENNQNVPEGDGSWSNKVTFGTVEAATSDDFKNPGYYEITAQDMSVWHVPNELSVDQWKEKSIFRYHTENNFLNQYGGNLYNLYKAYPVRYKAGACKTNNGPSSPIVYDHGNAGSLPKFYGPSTTIEYEPGYISFRAFNNEQAALALCSGVKPVGCNVEHICIGGGGFFPEGGGRQCGDFAGFDWDGYGTHNGWSASKEITESVVMLFYR; this is encoded by the exons ATGGAAATGACGCAATGGACTGTGTTGGTGAACTTTTTTGTTCTCAGTCTGGAGATCTTGCAGTCCACATCAA ATAAGCTTGATAACTGTAAGCCTGTCAGTTATCCTAAGAGCTGCAAAGAACTGCTTCATCTCTATGGCTGTCTTCCAG ATGGCCTTTACATCCTTAGCTCCTCTAGTGGAGCTACCTACTTGACCTTCTGTGACATGACCACAAATGGCGGTGGCTGGACTCTGGTGGCTAGCATCCATGAGAACAACATGTATGGGAAGTGTACTGTGGGCGACCGCTGGTCCAGTCAGCAGGAAAACAACCAAAATGTTCCCGAGGGAGATGGCAGTTGGTCCAACAAAGTCACCTTTGGCACGGTTGAAGCAGCCACCTCAGATGACTTTAAG AACCCAGGATACTATGAGATAACAGCTCAGGACATGTCTGTTTGGCATGTCCCTAATGAACTGTCTGTGGATCAGTGGAAAGAAAAGTCTATTTTCAGGTATCACACagaaaacaactttttaaatcaatatgGAGGAAACCTCTATAACCTGTACAAG GCTTATCCAGTCAGATATAAGGCTGGTGCCTGCAAAACCAACAACGGACCGTCAAGTCCCATTGTATATGACCATGGAAATGCAGGGAGTCTTCCTAAATTTTATGGTCCCAGCACTACTa tagAGTATGAACCAGGCTACATCTCCTTCAGGGCTTTCAACAATGAACAAGCCGCACTGGCTTTGTGCTCTGGAGTCAAACCAGTCGGTTGCAATGTAGAACAT ATTTGCATTGGAGGGGGTGGCTTCTTCCCTGAAGGCGGTGGACGCCAATGTGGGGATTTTGCAGGATTCGACTGGGATGGTTATGGAACTCACAACGGCTGGAGTGCATCCAAGGAAATAACTGAGTCTGTTGTGATGTTATTTTACCGCTGA